The Thermostichus vulcanus str. 'Rupite' genome window below encodes:
- a CDS encoding Uma2 family endonuclease, which translates to MLVQDKSTHPNSLTRQQLAELMPSAQGLLSDEPEMEHSLHALQLLILVTCLHRLWQDRSDYFLAWNLTVYYSREQLKTKDFRGPDLFLVKGVSNHPRGSWVVWEEGGKYPDLIIELLSESTAEVDRTEKRELYQTIFRTPEYFYFSPETLEFMGLRLQEGLRYEEIPATEQGWRWSEVLGLYLGIHNRQLRYFLPTGELALLPEEAERLERQRAEQERQRAEQERQRAEQERQRAEQERQRAEQERQRTEQERQRAERLAQKLRELGVDPASLEK; encoded by the coding sequence ATGCTGGTTCAAGACAAATCCACCCACCCCAACTCCCTCACCCGCCAGCAATTAGCAGAGCTCATGCCCTCCGCCCAGGGGCTTCTCAGCGATGAACCGGAAATGGAACACTCCCTCCATGCCCTGCAGCTGCTCATCTTGGTTACCTGCCTCCACCGCCTCTGGCAAGACCGCAGCGACTACTTCCTGGCCTGGAACCTCACTGTCTACTACAGCCGCGAGCAACTGAAGACCAAAGACTTTCGTGGGCCGGACCTATTTTTGGTCAAGGGGGTGTCCAATCACCCACGGGGATCCTGGGTGGTTTGGGAAGAAGGGGGCAAATACCCGGATTTGATCATCGAGCTGCTCTCGGAGTCCACCGCTGAGGTGGATCGCACCGAAAAACGAGAACTGTATCAGACGATTTTTAGAACCCCGGAGTATTTTTATTTTTCGCCAGAGACGCTGGAGTTTATGGGTTTGCGGTTACAGGAGGGATTGCGTTACGAAGAGATCCCTGCCACAGAGCAAGGGTGGCGCTGGAGTGAGGTGCTGGGGTTGTACCTAGGCATTCACAACCGTCAACTGAGATACTTTTTGCCGACAGGGGAATTGGCGCTCTTGCCGGAAGAAGCCGAGCGCCTCGAACGCCAACGGGCAGAACAAGAGCGGCAGCGGGCAGAACAGGAACGCCAACGGGCAGAACAAGAGCGGCAGCGGGCAGAACAGGAACGCCAACGGGCAGAACAAGAGCGGCAGCGTACAGAACAGGAACGCCAACGGGCAGAGCGCCTGGCGCAAAAATTGCGGGAACTGGGGGTGGATCCTGCCAGCCTAGAAAAGTGA
- the thyD gene encoding thylakoid membrane protein ThyD: protein MRIAITGGSGFIGRRLVARLLEQGDHVLVLTRNLEQTRKVLGDPANLKLLQYDPYQPQTWATALEGYEGLINLAGEPLASSRWTKTKKKEIRRSRVETTQALVQAISTLSQKPQVMISGSAVGYYGSHPEGDPLPETAPPAQDFLGEVCQAWEAAARPVQDLGIRLAIVRTGIVLGPDGGALGQMLAPFQFFIGGTIGSGKQWLSWIHREDWVSLVCFLLKQGSGIFNATAPNPVQMEEFCRTLGQILARPSWLPVPELALELLLGEAAQVVLTGQKVIPQAALQAGFTFQYPQLKEALRQILIP, encoded by the coding sequence ATGCGCATTGCCATTACGGGCGGGAGTGGTTTTATCGGGCGTCGCTTGGTCGCTCGTCTCCTGGAGCAAGGGGATCACGTCTTGGTCTTAACCCGCAACCTTGAGCAAACCCGCAAGGTATTAGGGGATCCCGCCAACCTTAAGCTCCTGCAGTACGATCCCTACCAACCGCAAACCTGGGCCACTGCTCTAGAAGGGTACGAAGGCCTGATCAACTTAGCGGGCGAACCCTTAGCCTCCTCCCGCTGGACAAAAACCAAGAAAAAAGAAATCCGCCGCAGCCGTGTGGAAACCACCCAAGCCCTGGTACAAGCGATCAGTACCCTGAGCCAGAAACCGCAGGTGATGATCAGCGGCTCAGCTGTGGGCTATTACGGATCCCATCCCGAAGGGGATCCCTTGCCGGAAACCGCCCCCCCTGCCCAGGATTTTCTGGGGGAAGTTTGCCAAGCCTGGGAGGCCGCCGCCCGGCCTGTGCAAGATCTTGGGATCCGTCTGGCCATTGTGCGCACGGGGATTGTCTTGGGGCCGGATGGGGGAGCACTGGGGCAGATGTTAGCCCCTTTTCAGTTTTTTATCGGCGGAACGATTGGCTCCGGCAAACAATGGCTCTCCTGGATCCACCGTGAGGATTGGGTTAGTTTGGTTTGCTTCCTGCTCAAACAGGGATCCGGCATCTTTAATGCCACCGCTCCCAACCCGGTACAAATGGAAGAGTTCTGCCGCACTTTAGGCCAGATTTTAGCCCGCCCCTCTTGGCTACCCGTACCGGAACTGGCCCTAGAACTGCTGTTAGGGGAAGCAGCTCAGGTGGTGCTCACGGGGCAAAAGGTGATCCCTCAGGCCGCTTTACAGGCAGGCTTTACGTTTCAATACCCACAATTAAAAGAGGCCCTACGGCAAATTCTGATCCCGTAA
- the recG gene encoding ATP-dependent DNA helicase RecG, translated as MDLKRLNRALSVEAESGFGDLQGREQTFSQFFCGVFGQDPPADWLLDGDDRRKWQELGSRYTLYPELDLPERQHLVAETRRWLDQIRRQQEPPPPARPAPLPKPNGLSLEQPLQFLKGIGPKSAEKLAQLGLLTVRDALYYFPRDHVNYSEQVLIRQAKVGETVTLVGTIKSCTCFTSPKNKALTIFNLKMADSSGTMTLSRFYNGRQFTQRGWQESIQRQYPKGARVAASGLVKRSKFGLTLDNPQIEVLSPDLPEESPVHGRGGDPVLRSLKIGKILPIYPLTEGITADLVRKAVQLALPAVALIGDPLPQDIKRTLQLLDLPVALQQIHFPDTAEHLAQARRRLVFDEFFYLQLGLLQRRQRYREQAQAVPRYQPIQGELVDRFYQLLPFQLTAAQQRVISEILADLRDPLPMNRLVQGDVGSGKTVVAVVALLAAIQSGWQTALMAPTEVLAEQHYRKLVDWFSQLHLPVELLTGSTPAAKRRQILRQLQTGELPLVVGTHALIQPAVQFRNLGLVIIDEQHRFGVEQRAALQQKGDHPDVLTMTATPIPRTLTLALHGDLDVSQIDELPPGRKPVHTVVVRPGDRLQVVRLMEREIAQGRQVYVVLPLIEESEKLDLKSAIEEHQRLQEKVFPQFKVGLLHGRMSSNDKDAVIQAFRQRELDILVSTTVVEVGVDVPNASVMVIEHAERFGLSQLHQLRGRVGRGSEQSYCLLMTGSKGEDALRRLKVLEQSHDGFFIAEMDLRFRGPGEVMGTRQSGLPDFALASLMDDQEVLELARQAAEQLIAADPHLTQYPELQAVLKTKVSYTNRLH; from the coding sequence GTGGATCTAAAACGGCTGAATCGGGCCCTATCGGTGGAGGCGGAGTCTGGCTTTGGGGATTTGCAAGGACGAGAACAAACCTTCTCCCAATTTTTTTGCGGGGTCTTCGGGCAGGATCCCCCCGCCGATTGGCTGCTGGATGGGGATGACCGGCGGAAATGGCAAGAACTGGGATCCCGTTATACCCTTTACCCGGAGCTAGATCTGCCGGAACGACAGCATCTGGTGGCGGAAACCCGCCGCTGGCTGGATCAAATCCGTCGTCAGCAAGAACCGCCCCCGCCCGCCCGCCCTGCCCCTCTGCCCAAGCCCAATGGCCTCAGCCTGGAGCAACCGCTGCAATTTCTAAAAGGAATAGGCCCGAAATCGGCAGAAAAACTGGCGCAACTGGGTTTACTCACGGTGCGGGATGCCCTCTACTACTTCCCCCGCGACCATGTGAACTACTCGGAGCAGGTGCTGATCCGGCAGGCGAAAGTGGGGGAAACCGTTACCTTGGTGGGCACGATCAAAAGCTGTACCTGCTTCACCAGTCCCAAGAACAAAGCCCTGACCATTTTCAACCTGAAGATGGCCGATAGCAGCGGCACAATGACCTTGAGTCGCTTTTACAACGGGCGGCAATTCACCCAGCGGGGTTGGCAGGAATCCATACAGCGGCAATATCCAAAGGGGGCGAGGGTGGCCGCCAGTGGCCTGGTGAAAAGGAGCAAGTTTGGCCTAACGCTGGACAACCCGCAAATTGAGGTTTTATCGCCAGATTTACCTGAGGAGAGTCCGGTTCATGGCCGTGGGGGGGATCCCGTGCTTCGCTCCCTCAAGATTGGCAAAATTTTACCCATTTACCCCCTCACCGAAGGGATTACCGCCGACCTGGTGCGTAAAGCTGTGCAACTGGCGCTGCCGGCAGTGGCGTTGATAGGGGATCCCTTGCCCCAAGACATAAAACGCACCTTGCAACTGTTGGATTTGCCTGTGGCTCTCCAGCAAATTCATTTTCCAGACACAGCAGAACACCTGGCCCAAGCCCGACGACGGCTGGTGTTTGATGAGTTTTTTTATCTGCAACTGGGCCTTTTGCAACGGCGGCAACGGTATCGGGAGCAAGCCCAAGCGGTACCCCGGTACCAACCAATCCAGGGTGAACTGGTGGATCGCTTCTACCAACTCCTGCCTTTTCAACTCACCGCCGCGCAACAACGGGTGATTAGCGAAATTCTGGCGGATCTACGGGATCCCTTGCCGATGAACCGCCTGGTTCAAGGGGATGTCGGCTCCGGGAAAACCGTTGTCGCTGTGGTGGCCCTTCTGGCGGCTATCCAATCCGGTTGGCAAACGGCTCTGATGGCCCCGACCGAGGTTTTGGCGGAGCAACACTACCGCAAATTGGTGGATTGGTTTAGCCAACTGCACTTGCCTGTAGAACTCCTAACTGGTTCCACTCCAGCCGCCAAACGCCGACAGATCCTACGGCAACTGCAAACAGGGGAACTGCCCCTAGTGGTGGGTACCCACGCCCTGATCCAGCCGGCGGTACAGTTTCGCAACCTCGGCCTGGTGATCATCGATGAGCAACACCGCTTTGGGGTAGAACAACGGGCCGCTCTGCAACAGAAAGGGGATCATCCCGATGTCCTGACCATGACCGCCACCCCGATCCCGCGCACTCTAACTCTGGCCCTTCACGGTGACCTGGATGTCAGCCAAATTGATGAGCTGCCGCCTGGGCGTAAGCCGGTTCATACCGTTGTTGTCCGGCCTGGGGATCGTTTGCAGGTGGTGCGGTTGATGGAGCGGGAGATTGCCCAAGGGCGACAGGTGTACGTGGTGTTGCCGCTGATTGAAGAGTCAGAAAAGCTGGATCTGAAATCGGCCATTGAGGAGCACCAGCGCCTGCAGGAAAAGGTTTTTCCCCAGTTCAAGGTGGGCTTATTACACGGGCGCATGAGTAGCAACGACAAGGATGCCGTTATCCAAGCTTTTCGCCAGCGGGAACTGGATATTCTTGTGTCCACCACGGTGGTGGAGGTGGGGGTGGATGTACCCAATGCTTCGGTGATGGTGATCGAGCACGCGGAACGGTTTGGATTGTCTCAACTGCACCAGCTGCGGGGACGGGTGGGGCGGGGATCCGAGCAATCCTACTGTTTGTTGATGACAGGATCCAAGGGGGAGGATGCGCTGCGGCGGCTGAAGGTGCTGGAGCAGTCCCACGATGGATTTTTTATTGCGGAAATGGATCTGCGCTTCCGTGGCCCAGGGGAGGTGATGGGCACGCGCCAGTCGGGGTTGCCGGATTTTGCCCTGGCCAGCCTGATGGACGATCAAGAGGTGCTGGAATTGGCTCGCCAAGCGGCAGAACAGCTCATCGCAGCGGATCCCCATCTCACACAGTATCCTGAACTACAAGCTGTTTTGAAGACGAAAGTCAGTTACACCAATCGATTACACTAA
- a CDS encoding FkbM family methyltransferase: protein MEKPQLRYHPRVLLSWEVDPGHVPPIIFSNNQLTLCTAYQKRYDFNYFTEPHLLTPVGSYDIYEFVNQNEEIEDKSFDLVVVWSSAVTEANMPYNTKKFGCPTVLLVGDTHHLSYPISNLLTYALLEGFDYIVSSYNRQHLHWFLSAGLRNIAWLPLISMYTVTHEWVEDRAEAVAFVGQLRGFHPRRSRLIKSMREHHVPLIAKTADRFESAKLYAESLVSFNCSLNGDFNLRNLEIISAGGFLLTDRLSPFSGLDEYLSPGFYCDTYTSESELLEKISYYLSNPRSAIDIAKKAYEKFHKDWHPVHRINDLLNWIYNGFLPDVYSLNSDARTSLSLSQSGLAETRLAIYEPIQEIHRVEERVKVFISGDCPEVILADLLDLPRLDLYLPKDFTFLKDVNLPSFNFNLANNETDDSWDVLITDSNFLEQNKHLALKFKFLFVLGDEGQLLYSNAERLMKVRLLRLSDKPGLLLRIYDEDSMNYVVEEIFNRKCYPILDFVPDVQVIVDIGANIGLASAYFRMYYPDASIHCFECDPSAIHLLKQNALEIGNCQVHPVGLYSDDVDKVFYTGLQTTTHGSIHKSLYSGFPRLIELKKASSYLDGLDLNRIDILKIDTEGCELQILKTLFDRLNRIKLIYLEFHSEEDRRLIDQLLGSTHILWRGNILDGHRGEVCYLNRNYVPCNSPIQPLGR, encoded by the coding sequence ATGGAAAAACCTCAACTTCGTTACCACCCCAGGGTTCTCTTAAGCTGGGAGGTGGATCCAGGTCATGTACCACCTATAATTTTCTCGAATAACCAGTTAACTCTATGCACAGCTTACCAAAAAAGGTATGACTTTAACTATTTTACTGAACCGCATCTTCTTACTCCTGTGGGATCCTATGATATTTACGAGTTTGTAAATCAGAATGAAGAAATTGAAGACAAAAGCTTTGACTTGGTAGTAGTCTGGAGTTCAGCCGTAACAGAAGCGAATATGCCCTACAACACGAAGAAGTTTGGCTGCCCTACAGTTTTGTTGGTGGGAGATACCCATCACTTAAGTTATCCGATTAGCAATTTGTTAACCTATGCTCTTCTTGAAGGTTTTGACTACATTGTTAGCTCATATAACCGTCAGCATCTACATTGGTTTTTGTCAGCTGGGCTTCGCAATATAGCTTGGCTGCCTCTCATTTCCATGTACACTGTTACTCACGAGTGGGTAGAAGATAGAGCTGAAGCAGTTGCATTTGTGGGTCAATTACGGGGGTTTCACCCAAGGCGTAGTAGGCTAATTAAGTCAATGAGGGAGCATCATGTTCCTCTTATCGCCAAAACAGCAGATCGTTTTGAATCAGCCAAGCTGTATGCAGAGTCACTGGTATCCTTTAATTGTAGTCTAAATGGAGATTTTAATTTAAGGAATCTTGAGATCATCTCTGCAGGAGGCTTTTTATTAACAGATCGCCTGTCTCCTTTTTCTGGACTTGACGAGTACTTATCTCCGGGTTTTTATTGCGATACTTACACATCAGAATCGGAGCTTCTCGAGAAGATATCTTACTATCTTAGCAACCCAAGATCAGCGATAGACATCGCAAAGAAGGCGTATGAAAAGTTTCACAAAGACTGGCACCCAGTACATCGAATAAATGATTTATTGAATTGGATATACAATGGATTTTTACCTGATGTTTACTCTCTCAACTCTGATGCAAGAACCTCTCTTAGCTTATCTCAGTCTGGCTTGGCAGAAACTCGACTTGCAATCTATGAGCCTATCCAGGAAATTCATCGGGTTGAGGAAAGGGTTAAAGTTTTTATCTCTGGCGACTGTCCAGAAGTAATTTTGGCTGATCTACTTGATTTACCGAGACTTGATCTATATCTCCCAAAGGATTTTACCTTCTTGAAGGACGTAAATCTACCATCTTTTAACTTTAATTTAGCGAATAATGAAACAGACGACAGCTGGGATGTATTGATAACTGACTCTAATTTTTTAGAACAAAACAAACATTTAGCTTTAAAGTTTAAGTTTTTATTTGTTCTAGGAGATGAAGGTCAACTTCTCTACTCTAATGCAGAAAGGTTGATGAAAGTTAGATTGTTAAGACTGAGCGACAAGCCAGGGCTCTTATTGAGAATCTATGATGAAGATTCCATGAACTATGTTGTCGAAGAGATATTTAATAGGAAGTGCTATCCAATTCTAGATTTTGTCCCAGATGTACAAGTGATCGTTGATATAGGTGCAAACATCGGACTTGCCAGTGCTTACTTTCGAATGTATTACCCAGATGCCTCAATTCACTGCTTTGAGTGTGACCCTTCGGCAATACACTTGCTAAAACAAAATGCCCTTGAAATAGGGAATTGCCAGGTACATCCCGTTGGATTGTATAGTGATGATGTCGATAAGGTCTTCTACACTGGTTTACAAACAACTACTCATGGCTCAATTCACAAAAGCTTGTATAGTGGTTTTCCTCGACTTATTGAGCTTAAGAAGGCAAGTTCTTATTTGGATGGCTTAGATCTCAATCGAATTGACATCCTGAAGATAGATACCGAAGGCTGTGAACTTCAAATATTGAAAACTTTGTTTGATCGATTAAACAGAATAAAACTGATCTATCTAGAATTTCACTCAGAGGAAGATAGGAGACTAATTGATCAACTTCTTGGTTCAACCCACATTCTGTGGAGAGGAAACATTCTTGATGGACATCGTGGTGAGGTTTGTTATTTGAATAGAAACTACGTGCCTTGCAATTCGCCAATCCAGCCGCTTGGTCGATAA